The following are encoded in a window of Manihot esculenta cultivar AM560-2 chromosome 8, M.esculenta_v8, whole genome shotgun sequence genomic DNA:
- the LOC110621365 gene encoding uncharacterized protein LOC110621365 isoform X2, with translation MAPRKQKKAALYHKLQLLRDVTNSTSMNKTSIIVDASKYIGELKEKVERLNQEIGTSQNQFPMVTVETLKKGFLINVLSEKNCPGLLVSILEAFEGLSLDVIDARVSCEDNFQLEAVGGDYQGDADSVDAQVVKQAVVQAICNWNESNNQD, from the exons ATGGCTCCTCGGAAACAAAAGAAGGCTGCTCTATATCACAAGCTGCAATTGCTCCGTGATGTTACCAACTCTACTTCT ATGAATAAAACCTCAATCATTGTAGATGCATCAAAATATATAGGAGAGTTGAAAGAAAAAGTGGAAAGGCTGAATCAAGAGATAGGAACTTCCCAAAATCAATTCCCTATG GTTACAGTGGAAACCCTAAAAAAGGGATTCCTTATTAATGTGTTGTCAGAGAAGAATTGCCCTGGTTTGCTTGTTTCCATACTGGAAGCCTTCGAAGGGCTGAGCCTTGATGTGATTGATGCTAGGGTTTCCTGTGAAGACAATTTTCAACTGGAAGCTGTTGGAGGAGAC TACCAAGGGGATGCTGATAGCGTAGATGCTCAAGTGGTGAAACAGGCAGTCGTACAGGCTATCTGCAACTGGAATGAAAGTAATAACCAAGATTGA
- the LOC110621365 gene encoding uncharacterized protein LOC110621365 isoform X1 has product MAPRKQKKAALYHKLQLLRDVTNSTSMNKTSIIVDASKYIGELKEKVERLNQEIGTSQNQFPMQVTVETLKKGFLINVLSEKNCPGLLVSILEAFEGLSLDVIDARVSCEDNFQLEAVGGDYQGDADSVDAQVVKQAVVQAICNWNESNNQD; this is encoded by the exons ATGGCTCCTCGGAAACAAAAGAAGGCTGCTCTATATCACAAGCTGCAATTGCTCCGTGATGTTACCAACTCTACTTCT ATGAATAAAACCTCAATCATTGTAGATGCATCAAAATATATAGGAGAGTTGAAAGAAAAAGTGGAAAGGCTGAATCAAGAGATAGGAACTTCCCAAAATCAATTCCCTATG CAGGTTACAGTGGAAACCCTAAAAAAGGGATTCCTTATTAATGTGTTGTCAGAGAAGAATTGCCCTGGTTTGCTTGTTTCCATACTGGAAGCCTTCGAAGGGCTGAGCCTTGATGTGATTGATGCTAGGGTTTCCTGTGAAGACAATTTTCAACTGGAAGCTGTTGGAGGAGAC TACCAAGGGGATGCTGATAGCGTAGATGCTCAAGTGGTGAAACAGGCAGTCGTACAGGCTATCTGCAACTGGAATGAAAGTAATAACCAAGATTGA